One segment of Triticum aestivum cultivar Chinese Spring chromosome 2A, IWGSC CS RefSeq v2.1, whole genome shotgun sequence DNA contains the following:
- the LOC123186250 gene encoding cytochrome P450 76T24, producing the protein MASFLVECLGWLIVVLFSMYIFQLLRDARRRLPPGPWPPKPIIGDLLDLGEDGQQHRAFLRLADRYGGLMCLRFGMVPHVIISTPDALRAVFGGEGKKVDNIAGLPSLDVLSAMGHRAHTIFALPSQDGKWRAIRKFAAAEMLAPRRISAGAGALLQTKIVEALHREVSGHAARGTAVVFRHAVLDSILSLLLGVLYSTDLEPKERAVFRDIIEDIVGMLGTANVSDIFPPIAALDLQGLRRRMTNLFAIMYRHFDDQVALRLRSREAGEAPKKDVLDTVLDKDGEWKQEGSLLSHDVMRALLSDLYGAGASTTAALIEWGMVDLLQNPEVMRKVKEELATVLGDKPLMEESDIARLPYLQVVVKEILRLRMVVPLVPRKAEADIEVNGYRIPKGTNVILNAWAINRSADAWSDPDKFVPERFIGGETKNFQLGQDFDMIPFGLGRRICPGMPLAQKLIPLILGTLLHRFEWELPAEVKEAGIDMTEKCGVVLSLVTPLTAIPKEI; encoded by the exons ATGGCCTCCTTCCTTGTTGAATGCCTTGGATGGCTCATCGTCGTCCTCTTTTCCATGTACATTTTCCAGCTACTCCGTGACgctcgccgccgccttcccccgGGCCCCTGGCCGCCGAAGCCTATCATCGGCGACCTCCTCGACCTCGGGGAGGACGGCCAGCAGCACCGCGCGTTCCTGCGCCTGGCCGACCGCTACGGCGGCCTCATGTGCCTCCGCTTCGGCATGGTGCCCCACGTGATCATCTCCACGCCAGACGCCCTGCGCGCCGTGTTCGGCGGGGAAGGCAAGAAGGTGGACAACATCGCCGGCCTCCCGAGCCTGGACGTCCTCAGCGCCATGGGCCACCGCGCCCACACCATCTTCGCGCTCCCGAGCCAGGACGGCAAGTGGCGCGCgatccgcaagttcgccgccgcAGAGATGCTGGCTCCCAGGCGGATCTCCGCCGGGGCCGGGGCGCTGCTGCAGACCAAGATCGTTGAGGCGCTGCACCGAGAGGTGTCGGGCCACGCCGCGCGCGGCACCGCCGTCGTGTTCAGGCACGCGGTGCTCGACTCCATCCTGAGCCTGCTGCTGGGGGTGCTCTACTCCACCGACCTGGAGCCCAAGGAACGGGCCGTGTTCAGGGAcatcatcgaggatatcgttgGGATGCTCGGCACGGCTAACGTCTCCGACATATTCCCGCCGATCGCCGCGCTCGACCTCCAGGGCCTGCGACGCAGGATGACGAACCTCTTCGCCATCATGTACCGCCACTTCGACGACCAGGTGGCTCTACGGCTGCGTAGCCGGGAAGCCGGAGAGGCGCCCAAGAAGGACGTGCTGGACACGGTCCTCGATAAGGACGGCGAATGGAAGCAGGAGGGGTCTCTGCTAAGCCATGATGTCATGAGAGCACTCCTCTCC GATTTGTACGGCGCCGGAGCAAGCACGACAGCGGCTCTCATCGAGTGGGGAATGGTGGATCTGCTTCAGAACCCAGAGGTGATGCGCAAGGTCAAGGAGGAGCTCGCTACGGTTCTTGGCGACAAACCGCTCATGGAAGAATCCGACATTGCCCGGCTCCCATACCTCCAAGTCGTCGTCAAAGAGATCCTTCGTCTGCGGATGGTGGTGCCGCTGGTACCTCGCAAAGCGGAGGCTGACATCGAGGTGAATGGCTACAGGATCCCTAAGGGCACCAACGTGATCCTCAACGCGTGGGCGATCAACCGGAGCGCCGACGCATGGTCGGATCCGGACAAGTTCGTCCCCGAGAGGTTCATCGGCGGCGAGACCAAGAACTTCCAGCTGGGGCAGGACTTTGACATGATACCATTCGGTCTTGGCCGACGCATCTGCCCCGGGATGCCGCTTGCACAGAAGCTGATACCGCTGATTCTTGGCACGCTGCTCCATCGGTTCGAGTGGGAGCTTCCTGCGGAGGTCAAGGAGGCTGGGATAGACATGACAGAGAAGTGTGGGGTGGTGTTATCTCTAGTCACCCCCCTTACAGCCATACCCAAGGAAATATGA